From the Toxoplasma gondii ME49 chromosome VIIa, whole genome shotgun sequence genome, one window contains:
- a CDS encoding hypothetical protein (encoded by transcript TGME49_203230~Signal peptide predicted by SignalP 2.0 HMM (probability 0.989) with cleavage site probability 0.288 at residue 18) has translation MSQVLLATGALTALSVSGCSLGLASRLLSHLGSSQRRSEERSDTEGSSSSSAHDGLTKSLLTTFGAAAAAAVLFKGGDVIEAGARTSWTLGGDNTPRALVDLSTVMKFLAGISVGWQVTRLLNGFCRWEEAQEPRLEQRYETFVPRPPATNEDPQVDDETLVKSTGAGLTLALLSGGAMGLLYCRSLESSFDDVLWNSRMNVGATLLTGASLGVVLRSGKALMS, from the coding sequence ATGTCTCAAGTTCTTCTTGCGACGGGCGCCTTGACAGCCCTGAGTGTTAGTGGCTGCAGCCTGGGCTTGGCTTCTCGGCTGCTCTCTCACCTAGGCAGCTCtcagaggcgaagcgaggaaCGGTCCGATACCGAAGGTTCTTCCAGCAGTTCGGCACACGACGGGTTGACGAAATCTCTTCTGACAACTTTtggagcagctgctgccgctgcagTTCTTTTCAAAGGCGGCGACGTGATCGAGGCAGGCGCTCGCACCTCGTGGACACTTGGAGGCGACAACACTCCCAGAGCCTTGGTGGATTTGTCGACGGTGATGAAGTTCCTCGCAGGCATATCTGTAGGATGGCAGGTCACGCGTCTCCTGAATGGATTTTGCCGTTGGGAAGAAGCACAGGAGCCTCGGTTGGAGCAACGGTATGAAACCTTTGTGCCGAGGCCACCCGCGACAAACGAGGACCCCCAAGTGGACGACGAAACTCTAGTCAAGTCCACAGGCGCAGGACTCACCCTCGCGCTCTTGAGTGGCGGGGCTATGGGGCTGCTTTACTGCCGCTCGCTCGAAAGCAGCTTCGATGACGTTCTGTGGAACTCCAGAATGAACGTCGGAGCCACGCTTTTGACTGGAGCGAGTCTGGGTGTTGTTCTGCGATCGGGAAAGGCCTTGATGTCGTAA
- a CDS encoding DEAD/DEAH box helicase domain-containing protein (encoded by transcript TGME49_203220), whose product MEHFFLQKGADEEERRPKLSLLGDPEPAAPPPVPDADEEDPLEAYMHQISEQIQVEDAAIRERQEREAVEKEAGRDASGTAQQTDASCGRYIDDDDPLADSYAYVLEQRQKEAEAQAANLLKSRRKKARGGDSDDDGEEGDVRGTKQLASVDHSILVYPEFQRDIYKEAADIGSLSHEAVGELRASLQIRITGLNAPRPIASFLHLKDSLSKALFTGINKRGFTLPTPIQSAAIPCLMRGRDVLGLAETGSGKTAAYLIPLLARLQHLKEEERWPKRHVVYADNRPDPVGASLRAGGPAAIVLCPTRELAVQIDGEVHSLLAKAKAGASPLPLKHVLLAGGFDKGEQFKSLKAGVDLAVANPGRLIDLATMKGLEDALKWVVMVVVDEADKMVQMGFENQLRSILNAVRPDRITCMFSATLPQRCEAIGRQFLRSPVKITIGEGGQAAKSVEQNVAVVQSEEAKFQWLASHLLPLLVSGSDPDLKEASDKDIADKGRVAVVFCNTQQRCEDLSVLLEEELSLQMEELARASLSKASNGESGQGRAEKEENWRVTRKVTATQDLTQKESTKAAAARLLQMESEAEKHEKEGNKRLRKSAEQSFKYVTVVHGGLNQTERLAAVRRLHRHILKAPPPPVSPRPLLDVSSLISPLVLVATDVAARGLDFPAGLSLVVSYDAPQEGEVYVHRIGRAGRAGRRGQSFALLTRTEKRAAALLVEAMEAVEQQAPRQLLDMAMGYAPFRNARLAGMKMEEPARGKRKKGDVRPSANASFGLGYTGSHSENSPSDRSKNTYTAATSAAAAASAAAAAICMQKEKNAQGGDSSSLTSGTSSSAHAPAKRGRWDSAEASRKSETSGDLVTLEQLCPASSSLSSFSLSQHADTGKAENGDTRTLPRVVGIDDDLSSDEEAVPTPVAPPARPGLLNLNKREERRRQWAEEAEARREQQREKEREERRSRASPPRKAFTERRPFSSAKSEERRTENTQGGPGSGGSTVSSNRPVAVPETSGCLAASVCANSPSAAPAMVAHAGVEGGADAASLHSVYAVSQARNIPGERLAAVAGQHESQSRQPTTLWEAGLTAGEVQRGQGLRAGDSFSSMGSAVAGLPSQTPCGTGGVSDPTAAAALAAAIAHAQQAAAKRGVGRM is encoded by the exons ATGGAGCACTTTTTCCTGCAGAAAGgcgcagacgaggaggagcgCCGCCCCAAGCTGTCGTTGCTCGGCGACCCCGAGCCGGCTGCCCCGCCGCCGGTCcccgacgcagacgaagaagatccTCTGGAGGCGTACATGCACCAGATTTCCGAGCAAATCCAAGTTGAAGACGCGGCCATTCGCGAAagacaagagcgagaagccgTAGAAAAAGAAGCCGGCAGAGACGCGTCTGGGACAGCGCAGCAAACGGACGCATCGTGTGGACGATACATCGACGACGATGACCCTCTCGCCGACAGCTACGCCTACGTGCTTGAGCAGCGGCAGAAG gaggcagaagctCAAGCGGCGAATCTGTtgaagtcgagaagaaagaaagcacGTGGAGGAGACTCagacgacgacggagaagaaggcgatgTGCGGGGTACCAAACAGCTCGCTTCGGTCGATCACAGCAT ACTCGTGTACCCGGAGTTTCAGCGCGACATTTACAAAGAAGCGGCAGACATCGGCAGCCTCTCCCACGAGGCTGTCGGAGAGCTCCGCGCGTCGTTACAGATTCGAATAACGGGTCTCAACGCCCCGCGCCCAatcgcctcctttctccacctcAAAGACTCTCTCTCAAAG GCGCTGTTTACTGGAATCAACAAGCGCGGGTTCACGCTTCCGACGCCCATCCAGTCCGCCGCCATTCCCTGTCTCATGAGAGGCAGAGATGTCCTGGGGT TGGCGGAGACGGGAAGCGGAAAGACAGCAGCATACTTGATTCCCCTTCTAGCTCGTCTGCAACAtttgaaggaagaagaaagatggCCGAAGCGACATGTTGTCTACGCCGACAATCGGCCGGACCCCGTCGGCGCCTCGCTGCGCGCTGGAGGCCCTGCAGCGATTGTTCTCTGTCCCACAAG AGAACTGGCGGTGCAGATTGACGGGGAAGTGCACTCGCTCctggcgaaggcgaaggcgggtgcgtcgcctctgcctctgaaACACGTTCTGCTGGCGGGCGGCTTCGACAAAGGCGAGCAGTTCAAGTCGCTGAAGGCAGGGGTCGATCTCGCTGTCGCAAATCCAGGTCGACTCATTGATTTGGCGACGATGAAGGGCCTCGAGGACGCGCTGAAGTGGGTGGTCATGGTCGTcgtcgacgaagcagacaagaTG GTCCAAATGGGATTCGAGAATCAACTCCGGAGCATCCTGAACGCTGTCCGCCCAGATCGAATTACATGCATGTTCAGTGCAACGCTTCCCCAGCGATGTGAAGCCATCGGCAG ACAGTTTCTGCGGAGCCCTGTGAAGATCACAATCGGCGAAGGCGGTCAG GCAGCGAAATCCGTGGAGCAGAACGTAGCCGTTGTacagagcgaggaagccAAGTTTCAGTGGCTGGCGTCGCATCTGTTGCCTCTCCTCGTGTCTGGGAGTGACCCGGACTTGAAAGAAGCTTCGGACAAAGACATCGCTGACAAAGGCCGAGTTGCTGTGGTTTTCTGCAACACACAACAGCGATGTGAGGACTTGAGCGTCCTTCTCGAGGAAGAGCTCTCGCTGCAGATGGAAGAGCtcgctcgcgcctctctctcgaaggcgtcgaacggagaaagcggacaaggaagagcagaaaaggaggagaactGGCGAGTGACGAGGAAGGTGACGGCGACGCAGGACCTaacgcagaaagaaagtACAAAGGCTGCAGCTGCGCGCTTGCTCCAGATGGAGTCCGAAGCGGAGAAGcacgagaaagaggggaacaAACGGTTGAGGAAAAGCGCAGAGCAATCTTTCAAAT atgtCACTGTCGTCCACGGAGGCCTGAATCAGACAGAAAGACTGGCTGCTGTGCGCAGGCTTCACCGCCACATCTTGAAGGCACCTCCGcctccagtgtctcctcgccctctcctAGATGTCTCCTCCTTGATCTCGCCCCTCGTGCTCGTCGCGACAGACGTCGCGGCGAGAGGCCTCGACTTCCCCGCTGGGCTCTCCCTCGTCGTCAGCTACGATGCCCCTCAAGAGGgcgaggtgtacgtacaccgcatCGGCCGCGCCGGGAGAGCCGGGCGCCGCGGGCAATCTTTTGCCCTTCTTACCCGAACTGAGAAGCgcgccgctgctcttctcgTCGAGGCGATGGAG GCTGTTGAACAACAAGCACCGCGGCAGCTGCTCGACATGGCGATGGGATACG CTCCTTTTCGAAACGCACGACTTGCAGGCATGAAGATGGAAGAGCCTGcacgagggaagaggaaaaaaggtgATGTGCGCCCCTCGGCCAACGCCTCCTTCGGTCTTGG CTACACAGGTTCTCACTCAGAGAACAGCCCCTCAGACAGGTCGAAGAAtacgtacaccgcagcaacctctgcagcagcagcagcttctgcagcagcagcggcgatttgcatgcagaaggagaagaatgcACAGGGAGGAGACTCGAGCTCTCTCACTTCCGGGACTTCGTCGAGTGCACACGCACCCGCGAAACGCGGGCGCTGGGACTCTGCCGAAGcttcgagaaaaagcgaaactTCAGGCGATCTGGTGACCCTCGAGCAGCTGTGTccggcgtcttcgtctctctcctccttttcgctctctcagCATGCAGATACAGGAAAAgcggagaacggagacacgaggACGCTACCCCGAGTTGTGGGGATCGACGACGATCTGTCATCCGACGAGGAGGCCGTCCCCACTCCTGTGGCGCCGCCTGCGCGACCGGGTCTCCTGAATTTGaacaagcgagaagaacgcaggagacagtggGCTGAGGAGGCTGAAGCTCGCCGCGAGCagcagcgcgagaaggagcgagaagaacgcagaagccGAGCGTCGCCGCCTCGGAAAGCCTTCACCGAACGgcgtcctttctcctcggcAAAGAGTGAAGAACGCCGAACGGAGAATACGCAAGGAGGGCCAGGTTCGGGGGGGTCCACTGTCTCGTCAAACCGCCCGGTCGCTGTGCCGGAAACGAGCGGCTGTCTGGCTGCATCTGTGTGTGCAAATTCACCGTCGGCAGCGCCAGCAATggttgcgcatgcaggcgtgGAAGGCGGGGCAGacgcggcttctctccactctgtcTACGCTGTGTCTCAAGCTCGGAACATCCCTGGGGAGCGACTCGCGGCGGTGGCTGGCCAGCACGAGTCTCAGTCGCGGCAGCCGACAACACTGTGGGAGGCAGGCCTCACAGCAGGAGAGGTGCAGAGAGGGCAAGGCCTTAGGGCGGGGGACTCTTTCTCATCGATGGGGTCTGCAGTTGCAGGATTGCCTTCACAGACTCCTTGCGGGACAGGAGGCGTCTCAGACCCCACAGCTGCGGCGGCGCTCGCAGCAGCcatcgcgcatgcacagcaggCAGCCGCGAAACGAGGTGTGGGCCGCATGTGA
- a CDS encoding hypothetical protein (encoded by transcript TGME49_203200), with protein sequence MKCSLSEASSAFVEPHTLSFLLLRPCSWCSSSPASPALCLSSFLAEAAHLHKRTQILRDAGRAHTARCILHGEIRPFAFQLLAWEGGETLEAFLSRKRITQTPKCSFSAVSSAVSSAVSSSSPQLRAPAFSEKTLVDLWLSLLSLLEEQHRVGLTHGQLQPRKILVQQHRGASFAPWMSSVEAPECVAEETQLAGGSGCEDAQREIDSLADSTLVLLDWQLGIDAREPARTETSASSADTNGPPAAAALCGSREETSPSLHAAERGAAGSLEDEVSHLVAEARRRLLSARALGVSPREVEQELPSVAGAGALAGAYAPPEQQFLQLSLAAEAAAVGRGERGLCSSENGEGREREGGSTNGQRRKSRPRFPSLEIRKTWDLYATARLIAECVTLEAPTPLSCAPTFWEPYEAEDGGKKREDEAGEDGQGTGRESRQAEEKNKDENQEAEERLGDRWMSEEAPGGGERGGGWCELREEKERAFWDVRRNEQGVKEQQPWQNCVSPHILVQARGCCLSSLTTEHTSLSSVDEELQIHFEQRILPLHAYGLSDNFIAILSKALHPEAQKRFKEVEELKNLLQDLQKNLRHLPRALADAAQDCLQSIQSVGEPLQRSTLVAPAVDSAGGLSSPSLTFKAATVASPVLSSLPLKPSTPKQVTLDLRGVKFDPFRIRYLAKFARHLNAETIILPTASSSLRSPPSSSPASSLPFSSSSFSSASPVKQQEDTREDAEDRGFISVPLAKMLNPGETRLSLSAKGLSSLEAALVARTLLTASWIEELRMNDNAFGSAPACAAPYGESPCGESAHREEKSWQSSAAAQLLGVSLTCMRNLQVLDLNLCHLSPLDTLHLLECLRRCANLRRLLLSNALMCDFSDVSSASALPLPVHHSVRSSRSSRSRSPSISRSSLLSSSPSSVPRVVPSEGSGAAVQKDLDATAPVRRRRLTSSADAGRAEETVDLEVRGSGESVCRLAATALKQDWLKMEEIDFSFGQISDAGLALLADAIAVHARLQVVNLSGNPITVIGLRSLCRALGSNHSVALLSMNNVLALESRAPAPFASDASLASSPVLPSTASPRTSALGTQASLPDLPRLDQGCASPSPESEGRKCLAGSGEGHESSRGGAAEKDEATLLYQMIQRAVGFNVQYKELRRHTSAFEIAVGATLMCETLASWLDGDSYLQKKLLARLHDVRQHHKSVSSREVRLHHGRNFQKEVPPLASCADPGKDGNSSGLDTPGDGSANAVLKPAVPDPPATASWAPGDGGRRPAGAPPSLTVTLAGEEEEVDNEERDVNEKEGERRGRFMGDERAEQDPEEELESKPRIQHSRRLEENNETKDGVHKNSRVRFALDNPVGEAFVAGSNYQLGLTRRESTTKSLEEEDEVYLDLEIAVADRLLTRDGAALHPGLFPAFKQVDLKELAGLLNVSARWKMPESDKEVEGCEHHEPRKQSGPRAAGHEDEKVEEFEARDLKPA encoded by the exons ATGAAATGTTCCCTTTCCGAAGCTTCTAGTGCATTTGTTGAGCCACAcactctttcttttctcttgctcAGACCGTGCTCGTGGTGTTCCTCGTCGCCTGCCTCCCCAGCGCTttgcctctcgtcttttctggCCGAAGCCGCCCACCTTCACAAGCGGACTCAGATACTGAGAGACGCCGGTCGTGCTCACACTGCGCGCTGCATTCTCCACGGAGAAATTCGGCCGTTTGCCTTCCAACTGCTTGCCTGGGAAGGCGGCGAAACGCTGGAAGCTTTCCTCAGTCGCAAACGGATCACACAGACACCGAAGTGTTctttctcggctgtctcttctgctgtctcctctgctgtctcctcttcgtctcctcaaCTGCGAGCGCCAGCCTTTTCTGAGAAGACACTCGTGGATCTGTGGCTATCGCTCTTGTCCTTGTTGGAGGAGCAGCACCGAGTCGGCCTGACGCATGGGCAACTGCAGCCTCGAAAGATTCTTGTGCAGCAGCACAGAGGCGCCAGCTTCGCGCCGTGGATGAGTTCTGTGGAGGCGCCAGAATGCGtagcagaggaaacgcagctcgctggcggcagcggctgcgaagacgcacagagagagatcgaCTCTCTTGCAGACTCGACGCTCGTTCTGCTGGACTGGCAACTCGGCATCGACGCCCGGGAGCCGGCAAGAACAGAGACGTCCGCCTCAAGTGCCGACACAAACGGTCCTCCCGCTGCGGCTGCTCTTTGCGGTagccgagaggagacaagtccgtccctgcatgcagcggagagaggcgctgcTGGAAGTCTCGAGGACGAGGTTTCACACCTCGtagcagaggcgagaaggcgcttGCTATCGGCGAGGGCCTTGGGCGTTTCGCCGCGAGAAGTCGAGCAGGAACTCCCTTCGGTTGCGGGTGCTGGAGCGCTCGCAGGTGCGTACGCGCCTCCAGAGCAGCAGTTCCTGCAACTGTCTCTCGCGGCCGAAGCAGCCGCAGTCGGGAGAGGCGAGCGCGGTCTGTGTTCaagcgagaacggagaaggaagggagagggaaggTGGAAGCACCAACGGACAGCGACGGAAGTCGCGGCCAagatttccttctctggaAATCCGAAAGACTTGGGACCTCTACGCGACTGCGAGGCTCATTGCGGAGTGCGTGACTCTGGAGGCGCCTACGCCGCTCTCCTGTGCTCCGACGTTCTGGGAGCCGTATGAGGCAGAGGACGGCGgcaagaaaagggaagacgaggcggGCGAGGATGGACAGGGAACcggaagagaaagccgccaagcagaggaaaaaaacaaggACGAAAACCAGGAAGCGGAAGAGCGACTTGGGGATCGGTGGATGTCTGAGGAGGCACCGGGAggtggggagagagggggaggaTGGTGCGAattgagagaggagaaagagcggGCGTTCTGGGATGTAAGACGAAACGAGCAAGGAGTGAAAGAACAGCAACCATGGCAAAACTGCGTCTCGCCACACATCCTTGTCCAAGCAAGAGGATGCTGTCTGTCCTCCCTCACGACTGAACATACATCCCTTTCATCAGTCGACGAAGAACTCCAGATTCACTTCGAGCAGCGCATTCTCCCTTTACATGCATACGGACTCTCCGATAATTTTATTGCCATCCTCAGCAA AGCGCTGCATCCTGAAGCACAGAAGCGATTCAAAGAAGTTGAAGAGCTGAAAAATCTCCTCCAGGATCTGCAGAAGAATCTTCGCCACCTGCCTCGCGCCTTAGCTGATGCTGCGCAAGACTGCTTGCAGTCGATCCAAA GTGTAGGAGAGCCGCTGCAACGCTCCACGCTGGTTGCGCCGGCGGTGGACTCCGCTGGCGggctttcctctccgtcgcttaCCTTCAAGGCCGCCACTgtcgcttcgcctgtcttgtcgtctctgcctctgaaGCCATCAACGCCGAAACAAGTTACACTGGACCTTCGCGGCGTCAAGTTCGACCCCTTTCGCATTCGCTATCTAGCAAAGTTCGCCAGACATCTGAATGCCGAGACGATCATTCTCCCTACagcttcgtcctctctccgttcaCCACCGTCTTCGTCCCCGGCGTCgtcgcttcctttctcctcctcgtcgttttcttctgcctcgccaGTGAAGCAGCAGGAAGACACAAGAGAGGACGCCGAAGACCGTGGTTTCATTTCAGTGCCTCTCGCGAAGATGCTGAATcctggagaaacgcgactAAGTCTCAGCGCAAAgggtctctcctctttggaGGCGGCGCTCGTCGCCAGGACGCTTTTG ACGGCCTCCTGGATTGAAGAACTCCGCATGAACGACAACGCCTTTGGCTccgcgcctgcatgcgcagcgcCCTACGGAGAATCCCCTTGTGGGGAATCGGCACaccgcgaagaaaaaagctggCAAAGCAGCGCAGCCGCTCAACTCCTCGGCGTTTCCCTCACCTGCATGCGGAACCTACAAGTCCTCGACCTCAATCTATGCCACCTCT CTCCTCTCGACACTCTGCACCTTCTCGAGTGTCTTCGCCGCTGTGCAaatcttcgtcgccttctcttgaGCAACGCGCTGATGTGCGACTTCTCCGACGTCTCGTCCGCCAGTGCTCTCCCCCTCCCAGTCCATCATTCTGTGCgttcgtctcgttcttctcgctctcgttctccctcgatctctcgctcgtctcttctctcttcttcgccttcatctGTTCCGAGAGTTGTACCAAGCGAAGGGAGCGGGGCCGCAGTCCAGAAGGACTTGGACGCCACGGCGCCCGTGCGACGCCGGCGCCTGACCTCCTCGGCAGACGCAGGTCgcgcggaggagacagtaGACCTGGAGGTGcgaggaagcggcgagagTGTCTGTCGCTTGGCGGCGACCGCGCTGAAACAAGATTGGTTAAAAATGGAAGAAATCGACTTTAGTTTTGGTCAAATATCCGATGCTGGGCTTGCCCTGCTCGCGGACGCTATCGCCGTCCACGCGCGACTCCAG GTCGTCAATCTCAGCGGCAACCCCATCACCGTCATCGGCCTGCGGTCCCTCTGTCGCGCTCTGGGCTCCAACCACAGCGTTGCGCTCCTGAGCATGAACAacgttctcgctctcgagtCACGCGCCCCCGCGCCTTTCGCGTCTGATGCGTCACTTGCATCTTCGCCGGTTCTTCCCTCCACTGCCTCTCCGCGAACTTCTGCCCTGGGAACTCAAGCGTCTCTGCCGGACCTCCCTCGTTTGGACCAGGGATGCGCTTCGCCCTCGCCTGAGTCTGAAGGACGAAAATGCCTGGCAGGCTCTGGAGAAGGTCACGAGAGCTCGAGAGGCGGCGCagcagaaaaggacgagGCGACCCTCCTGTATCAGATGATTCAGAGGGCCGTCGGCTTCAACGTCCAGTACAAGGAGCTTCGACGACACACCTCCGCATTTGAGA TTGCTGTCGGTGCGACTCTAATGTGCGAAACCCTCGCATCGTGGCTAGACGGGGACTCCTACTTGCAAAAGAAGCTGCTGGCGCGCCTGCACGATGTTCGCCAGCACCACAaaagtgtctcttctcgagaaGTTCGTCTTCACCATGGAAGGAATTTCCAGAAGGAAGTTCCGCCTTTGGCGTCTTGCGCGGATCCGGGGAAGGACGGTAACTCATCTGGGCTCGACACCCCAGGCGACGGGTCAGCAAACGCGGTTCTCAAACCCGCAGTCCCCGACCCTCCGGCGACCGCTAGTTGGGCTCCAGGCGACGGCGGGAGGAGGCCGGCAGGCGCGCCCCCGAGTCTGACTGTGACCCttgcaggagaggaagaagaagttgATAATGAGGAAAGAGATGTGAATGAAAAGGAGGGCGAACGAAGAGGGCGTTTTATGGGGGACGAAAGGGCAGAACAGGACCCCGAAGAGGAACTGGAGTCCAAACCGCGTATACAACACTCCCGCCGCCTCGAGGAAAACAATGAAACGAAAGACGGGGTCCACAAAAACAGTCGTGTACGGTTTGCATTGGACAATCCAGTGGGGGAGGCGTTCGTAGCTGGGAGCAACTATCAACTTGGACTGACACGGAGAGAATCAACAACCAAGTCTctcgaagaggaggacgaggtcTATCTCGATCTCGAGATCGCGGTAGCCGACAGATTGCTAACGCGGGACGGCGCTGCGCTCCATCCGGGTCTCTTTCCTGCCTTCAAGCAAGTCGACCTGAAAGAGTTGGCGGGTCTCCTCAACGTTTCTGCGAGGTGGAAGATGCCGGAAAGTGACAAGGAAGTTGAAGGCTGCGAGCACCACGAACCCCGAAAACAGTCGGGGCCTCGAGCTGCAGGACATGAGGACGAAAAGGTCGAGGAGTTCGAAGCGAGAGACTTGAAGCCCGCGTGA